In the genome of Natronomonas salina, the window CGTCGTCGAGGACGAGCGCGCCGAGGACCCGACCGTCGTCGACTGCTACCAGCACCGTGGAGCGCTCGACGGTCTCGTCGTCGACCTCCAGCATCGCGGCGTTGAGGATACTCCGGGCGGTCGGTTCCGCCTCGGCCGTCGCCTCGCGGACCACCACCCCGTTCATCCGCCCTTGATGAGCCGCAGGACCCGGACCGAGTCGGCCTCGACGGGCGCGTCCTCCGGCACCGGGCTGCCGTCGACGAGCACCGACGCCTCGTGGCTGGAGAGCCCGACGGCCTCGAGGACGTCGCCGTAGGTCGCGCCGGCGTCCAGTTCGAGGTCGCGGGTGTCCTCGCCGACGACCTCACACGTCACGCGCATACGCCGGGTAGCGGACGGAGCGGTTTCAGCGTGCCGTTCGCCGTTCGGGCCCCGGGATTCTCGGCTCGCTCGTTCCCGCCCACTCGCATGGTTTATCACCGCCCGGGGCCACCCGTCGTGCATGAGCGAGGCAGCCGCCGAGGGGCGCGGGCGCGAGATCTGGATCGAGAAGTACCGCCCGCAGACGCTCGACGACATCGTCGGCCACGAGGCCATCACCGAACGGCTCCACCACTACATCGAGCAGGACGACCTGCCCCATCTCATGTTCGCCGGGCCGGCCGGCGTCGGCAAGACGACGGCCGCGACCGCCATCGCCAAGCAGGTCTACGGCGACGACTGGCGGGAGAACTTCCTCGAGCTGAACGCCTCCGACCAGCGCGGCATCGACGTCGTCAGGGACCGCATCAAGGACTTCGCCCGCGCCTCCTTCGGGGGCTACGACCACCGCATCATCTTCCTCGACGAGGCCGACGCGCTCACCTCCGACGCCCAGTCGGCGCTCCGCCGGACGATGGAGCAGTTCTCCGACAACACCCGGTTCATCCTCTCCTGTAACTACTCCAGCCAGATCATCGACCCCATCCAGTCGCGCTGTGCCCTCTTCCGGTTCTCGCCGCTGTCCGACGACGCCGTCGAGGAGCAGGTCCGCATCATCGCCGACGAGGAGGGCATCGAGATCACCGACGACGGCGTCGACGCGCTCGTCTACGCCGCCGACGGCGACATGCGGAAGGCTATCAACGGCCTGCAGGCCGCCGCGGTCATGGGCGAGACCGTCGACGAGGAGGCCGTCTACACCATCACCTCGACGGCCCGCCCCGAGGAGATCCGCGAGATGGTGATGAAGTCGATGGACGGCGACTTCACCGCCGCCCGCGCGCAACTCGACACGCTCCTGAAGGACGTCGGCATCGCCGGCGGCGACGTCATCGACCAGATGCACCGCTCCGTCTGGGAGTTCGACCTCGAGGAGCGGCAGGCTGTCCAGCTGATGGAGCGCATCGGCGAGGCCGACTACCGCATCACCGCCGGCGCCAACGAGCAGGTGCAACTCGAGGCGCTGCTGGCGTCGCTGGCCCTGGAGGAGTAGGCGGTCGATCCGCAACCGCGAGCTACTCGCCGTCGAGCGGTTCCCCGCGGCGGTCGATGCGGGTGGCCGGAAGGCCCGCCCGCTCGGCGTGTTCTCTGACCGCGTCTTCGGTTTCGGCCTTGTAGTGGCAGAACGTCCCGGTTATCCGGCCGGATTCGTCCGTCATCACCTCGGATTCGACCCACCGGATGTCGACGCCCTCGTCCCGGAGCTCCTCGAGCGTCTGTCCGGACTGTTCACCGGCCGCCTCCAGTTCTTCTTCGGTTATCGGTTCGTCCAGCTCTCGGAGGATGAGGAAATCCTCCCACCCCTGGTCGGACATGGTCGCGCCCATATAGGGCGAGTAGGGTGTTAACCTTTCCCACAAGTGGGCGTAACTGGAGGCCAGCGACGGGAGCCATCGCCTGCGAAACGACCGACACCGAAGAAGCGCTCACCTGGACCGGCCGACGCGACGCCGATCAGGTCGACCACGACAGCGCCATCCATCGGTTTCCACGGGGGCCCAGGCTCGAAAACCCTTTAGCCGGTCACGGGCCAATGGGACGTAATGAGCGACCTCGAAGAGGAATATCAACTGGAGTACTTCCACGAGGAGGGGTTCGTCCGGAGGGAGTGTCCCTCCTGCGGGGACCACTTCTGGACCCGCGACGAGGACCGCGACCTCTGCGGGGAGCCGCCGTGTGCCGACTACGAGTTCATCGGCGAGCCCGGTTTCGACGACGAGTACAGCCTCGAGGAGATGCGCGAGGCGTTCCTCTCCTTTTTCGAGGAGCACGACCACGAGCGCATCGACCCCTACCCCGTGGCGGCGAACCGCTGGCGGGACGACGTGCTGCTGACCCAGGCGTCCATCTACGACTTCCAGCCGCTCGTCACGTCGGGGAAGACGCCGCCGCCGGCGAACCCCCTGACGATCAGCCAGCCCTGCATCCGGATGCAGGACATCGACAACGTCGGGAAGACGGGCCGGCACACGATGGCCTTCGAGATGATGGCCCACCACGCGTTCAACGCCCGCGAGGACCTCGATGACCCCGGCCAGTACGCCTACGAGGGCGAGGTCTACTGGAAGTCCGAGACCGTGCGGTACTGCGACGAACTGCTCGACTCGATGGGCGCCGACATCGAGGACGTCACCTACATCGAGGACCCGTGGGTCGGCGGCGGCAACGCCGGCCCCGCCATCGAGGTCATCTACCGCGGCCTCGAACTCGCGACGCTCGTCTTCATGTGCATGGAGCAGGACCCCGAGGGCGACTACGAGCTGAAGGACGGGAACACCTACTCCTACATGGACACGTACATCGTCGACACCGGCTACGGGCTGGAGCGGTGGACCTGGATGAGCCAGGGCACCGCGACGGTGTACGAGGCGATCTACCCCGACATGATCGACTTCCTGAAGGACAACGCCGGCCTCGAGTACACCGACGAGGAGGCCGAGGTCGTCAACCGGGCGGCGCGCCTGTCGGGGCAGCTCGACATCGACGACGTCGACGACGTGGAGGCCGCCCGCGACAACATCGCCGACAAGCTCGACGTCTCGACGACGGAGCTCCGCGACCTCGTCGAGCCGCTGGAGGACGTCTACGCCATCGCCGACCACTGCCGGACGATGGCCTACATGTTCGGCGACGGCATCGTCCCCTCGAACGTCGGGACGGGCTACCTCGCGCGGATGGTCCTCCGGCGGACGAAGCGCCTCGTCGACAACGTCGGCGTCGACGCGCCGCTGGACGAACTCGTCGACATGCAGGCCGAGCGGCTCGGCTACGAGAACCGCGACACCGTCCGCGACGTCGTCCGAACGGAGGTCGAGAAGTACCGCGAGACGCTGGAGCGCGGCGGCCGCCAGGTCGAGCGCCTCGCCAGCGAGTACGCCGAGAAGAACGAGCCCATCCCGCTGGAGGAGGTCATCGAGCTGTACGACAGCCGCGGCATCCAGCCCGACATGGTCGAGGAGATCGCCGAGGAGCACGGCGCCGACGTCGAGATCCCCGACGACTTCTACTCGCTGGTCGCCGCGCGGCACGGCAGCGAGGACGCCTTCGAGGACGAGGACGAACCCGGCGGCCACGCAGCCGACGCGGACCGCATCGCCGACCTCCCGGACACCGAGAAGCTGTTCTACGAGGACCCCGAGCGCACCGAGTTCGAGGCGGTCGTCCTCGACGTCATCGAGCGCGAGCCCGCCGGCGCGGATGCGGACGGCGACACGGTCTACGACGTCGCGCTCGACCAGACGATGTTCTACCCCGAGGGCGGCGGCCAGCCCGCCGACGTCGGGACGCTGTCTACCGACGACGTCACCGTCGAGGTGACCGACGTCCAGGAGGTCGACGGCGTCGTCCTCCACCGGACCGACGAGGACCCGGGCAAGGGCGAGTTCGTCCGCGGCCAGATCGACGGCACGCGGCGCACGCGGCTGATGCAGCACCACACCGCCACCCACGTCGTCGGCTACGCGGCACGGGAGGTCCTTGGCGAGCACGTCCGGCAGGCCGGTGCCCAGAAGGGTACCGACTCCTCGCGGTTCGACGTCACCCACTACGACCGCATCTCCCGGGAGGAGGTCAGGCGCATCGAGCGTGTCGCCAACGACATCGTCACCGACAACGTCCCCGTCAAGCAGGAGTGGCCGAAGCGCCAGGACGCCGAGGAGGAGCACGGCTTCGACCTCTACCAGGGCGGTATCCCGCCGGGAGAGGAACTCCGGCTCATCCACGTCGCCGAGGACGTCCAGGCCTGCGCCGGCACCCACGTCACCCGGACGGGCGACATCGGCACGATCAAAATCCTCTCGACGGAGCGGGTCCAGGACGGCGTCGAACGGCTGGTCTTCGCCGCCGGCGACGCGGCCATCGAGGCCACCCAGCGCACCGAGGACGCGCTGTACGACGCCGCCGAGACGCTGGACGTCTCGCCGCAGGAGGTCCCCGAGACCGCCGAGCGGTTCTTCGAGGAGTGGAAGGACCGGGGCAAGCAGATCGAGGACCTCAAGGAACAGCTCGCCGCGGTCCGCGCCCAGGGCGGCGGCGACGACGGCGAGGAGGTCGACCTCGGCGAGGCGACCGCCGTGGTCCAGCGCGTCGACGCCGACATGGACGAACTGCGGGCGACCGCCAACGCCCTCGTCGAGGAGGGGAAGGTGGCGGTCCTCGGCAGCGGCGTCGACGGCGCGACGTTCGTCGTCGCGGTCCCGGACGCCGTCGACCTCAACGCGGGCGCGGTGGTCAGCGAACTCGCCGGCAAGGTCGGCGGCGGCGGCGGCGGCCCGCCGGACTTCGCACAGGGCGGCGGGCCCGACGCCGAGAAGCTGGACGACGCCCTCGCGGCCGCCCCGGACGTGCTGCGGCAGTTACGCGAAGCGTAAGCGGCGCTGCGGCCCTAGCCCGTGGCTTCCCGCCGGCCGGGCGGAGACCGGCCTCCGGCACCATTGCGGCCGCCCCGTCCGAGACCGACGCTACTGCGAATATCCCTCGGCTAACGTCGACGGGCGCCCACCGCCGTCCGGGCGTAACGTGACCGTTCTCGCTGGCCGGTCAGGGGCTTATACAACGCTGGTCGGCGTAGCATCGACCGGACATGGTAGCTGCAATCGTCGGTTCGCTCGTCGCGTTCGTCATCGCACTACTGATCGGCGGCCTGGCGATATACGTCAGCGCGAGGGTCATCGCCGACGTCGACGACTACGGTCACGCCGTCGTCACGGCGTTTCTCGGCGCGGTCGCGTGGGCGCTGACGGCGTGGATTCCCCTCATCGGGCCCCTCATCGCGCTCGTGGCCTGGATCGGCGTCATCAACTGGCGCTACCGCGGCGGCTGGGGGACCGCTGCCCTCATCGGCCTGGTCGCGTGGCTGTCGGCGCTCGTCATCCTGTTCGCCCTCAACACGATCCTCGGGCTCGGCATCGGCGCCTTTGGCGTCCCCGGGGCCTGAGGCCTCGTACCGGGGCTCTCGATCGAGATCCGGAAGATCTACTCGGTGATGGACGACCGACCGTCGCGGTCGCGTCCGGAATCGAGAACGGATGACCCTGAAGCGGAACGCGTGCTGTGAGGAAGCGCGTGTCGGGACGCGGATACAGTCGAGGCGGGCCGGCGGTCTACTCGCCGCCGGGACTGGCCTCCTCGAGGAGGTCCTGAGACTGCCTGATCGTGTCTCGCTGCAGCTGGAAGAGCGTCTCTATCGGGTTGTTCTGGTCGCTCATCCGAGATCAGCTCCGTTCCGGATGGACGGCCGGCGACCGGCCGTGGGGTCGGCCGGGGCGTGACGGCCCGGTCCGAGGGGGAGCGACCGGGCGCCGGGGACGCCTCGACACTGCGGGAGCCACGGAGCGGACCAGTGTCGAACGTCCGGTGGGTCGCCGGCCATCGTCGTCCACCCGCTCGGCGGTTTCGTGCGCGACCGACTTAATCCTTACCTCGAATTACCATTCGATGCCATCGAGTACCGCTGACCGGAGCCAGGATTGTCCTCGGAGTCGAGACAGGCAACAGCCGACCATCGCCAATCGACCACCGCCCATACGAGAGCGAACGGTTAAGTCCCCCAATCCGGATACCGAAACGTGACGGATAGGGGCGGGCGGCCGGACAGGAGCGGCGTTGCGGGCAGTCCGCGGTCCGACGGTGGACGGGAGCCGGCCGCCCCGACCGGCGACCGCGGGAGGCGGACGGCGACGTGACGCCCGTCGAGGTGCTGTCGGTGCTGCCCGGCTGGTTCGAGTGGCGGCTGCTCCTCATCCCGCTAATCACCGGCGTCATCGGCTACGGCACCAACTGGGTCGCCATCCGGCTGCTGTTCCGGCCGATCGACCTCGTCGGCGTCGAGGTGCCGGGGCTGGCGAGCCTCGCGCCGTCGCTGCCCCGGAAGCTCCGGCAGATCCCCGGCGTCGTCGAGGGACAGCTCGGCTGGCAGGGCATCGTCCCCTCGCGTTCGACCCGGATGGGGGCCATCGCTGCCGAGAAGGGGATCAGCAAGATGGCGACCGAACGCGAGTTCTACGAGGCCTTCGACCCCGACGCCATCGCGGCCCACGTCGTCGAGAACTCCCGGGCGGAGATCCACGACCTCGTCGACGAACTGCTCCGGGCGGAGTACCCGGAGCTGTGGGGCGAGGCTCCCGATCCGCTGCGCGAACTCGTCCACGCGCGGATCGACGCCCGGCTCCCCCACGTCGCGGCAGCGATAACCGAGGGCATCGGCGAGAACGTCGACCAGTTCCTGGACGTCAACGAGATGATCACCGAGCACCTCGGCGGGCACCCGGAGCTGCTCAACCAGCTGTTCCTGGAGGTCGGCCACCGCGAGCTACGGTTCATCGTCAACTCCGGGTTCCTGCTCGGGGGGTTCCTCGGTATTTTTACAATCCCGCTCTACGTATACATAGATAGCTGGTGGGTTCTGCCGGTCGCCGGCGTGGCGGTCGGCTACCTCACCAACTGGATCGCACTCAAGATAATCTTCCTCCCGATCGAGGAACGGCGCATCGGACCCTTCCGGCTGCAGGGGCTGTTCATCAAACGGCAGCCGGAAGCCGCCGCGGAATACGCCGAGATCGTCTCCGATGAGATCGTCACGATCGGCAACGTGGCAGGCAACCTCATGCACGGAACCCAAGCCGACCGAACCCGAACGATGATACGCAACGCAATCCGCCCCGAGGTGGACAGAGCCGCGGGGCTGGCCGGACCGCTGGTCCGTCTCGCGACCGGAACCGAAGAGTACGAGACCCTGCGGGACACGCTCGCAAACGAGACCGTGTCACGCACGATGGCACCGCTGCGCGACCCCGAGTTCAACGAGGCGCGGAGCGGCGAGATCAGCGCACTGCTCTCCGAACGGCTCCGGGAGCTCTCCTCGGAGGAGTTCGTCGGCCTGCTTCGCCCGGCGTTCGTCGAGGACGAGTGGATGCTCGTCGTCCTCGGCGGGCTGCTCGGGTTCGTGGCCGGCTGGCTGCAGCTGCTGGTGGTGAGCGCCGTATGAGCGAAGAGGAACAGCGGCGGACGGCAGACGCCGACGCCGTCGAGGCGGAGTCGACCGTCAGCGCCGACGACATCGACGTCATCGAGGTCGACGTCGAGGACAACAGCTCGGAGCTGTCGGCCGAGGAGGTCGACCGCGTCTTCTCGCTGATGGAGCGGGCCATCGGCAACGACGCCCTGGAGGGCGCCCAGCTCGAGCGGCTGCTGACCGTCCTCGAGCAGTCCATCGTCGGCCCCTCGAGTACGAACCCCGAGACGGTCGCCGAACTCGTCTCCGTCCTCGAGGACGCCATCATCGAGCCGGAGGACCTCGAGAACGTCGACGTCGACGGCATCCTCTCGGTCGTCGAGAACGCCATCGTCGGGACGACGGGCGCCAAGGAGGAGAACCTCGAGGAGGCCTTCGACGTCCTCGAGGAGGCCATCCGCGACCCGACCGGCCTGGACCCCGAGGACGTCGAGCGGTTCCGCTCCGGCCTCGAGAGCGCCATCCTCGACGTCACCGACCCCTCGCGGGGCGGCATCGACGCGCTGTTCCCGCTGTTCGGGGGCGGCGCCAGCATCGACCCCGAGGAGGTCGAGGAGGTCGACGACGAGGACGCCCTCGACATGTTCCGCATCGCCCGCATCGGCGCCGGGATGACCCAGCGGGCGACGGGCTACTCGATGGAGTCGGGCGTCCGGACGGGCACCCGGATGGCCTACGCCGTCGCCAACGCGGAGTCGCCGGCCGAACTGCTCACCGAGACGCGGGCCATCTCGCTGGACGAGCTCCAGCGGGCCGGCGTCGACATCGGCGACCGCCGGACCGAGTGGCTCGAGGAGCACGACGAGGAGCTCGTCAGCGAGCGGCCGATGACCCGCGAGCGCCTGCAGGAGCACGGCGAGCGGCTCATCTCGAAGTCCGCCGAGGTGGGCCGCGAGGAGTCGTTCCACCCCGCGTTCCCGTCCATCCTCGACGAGCTCGCGCCCGACGAGGCGCGGATCCTCCGGCTGCTGGCCACCGAGGGCGAACAGCCGACCGTCGACGTCCGGCACAACGAGTACGTCCCGCTGCAGTCGAGCCTCGTCGCCGAGGACCTGACGATGGTCGGCAGCGACGCCGGCTGCCGCCACCCCGACCGCAGCCCGGTGTACCTCGAGAACCTCTCGCGGCTCGGGCTGGTGAAGTTCTCGGACGAACCGGTCTCCAACCTCAAGCGCTACCAGGTCCTGGAGGCCCAGCCGCACGTCGAGGCCGCTCGCGAGTCGGTCAAGCGGCCGAAGAGCGACTACGGCAGCGTCCGCCTCACGGAGTTCGGCGCCGAGTTCTGCGAGACCTGCCTGCCGGTCGACGTCGTCGCCGACCGGCCGGCCTCCCGCTTCCGGCGGGACGGCTAGAAGGAGAGCTGTTCGGGGCCGTCCTCTCCGATCGACGGCGCGTCGCGGTCGGAGTAGTTCGCCCGGCCGATGGCCTCGCGGGAGACCGCCGAGTACGCGGCGAGGCGGGCGTCCTCGGCGTCCTCGAAGGTTGTCTCGCCGAGCCGACCCAGCGCCTCGCCGAAGGTCTCGCGGCCGTTCGGGAGTTCCAGTTCCAGGTCGCCGTACTCGGCGACGAGTTCCTCGGCGGTCGCGGGGAAGGAGTGTGCAGCGATCTCGTCGTCGACGTTCGCGAGCAGTCGCATACCTACACCGAACCCGCTATCCTTCATGAACGTTGGCTATAATCCCCTTCCCTCGATATAACCACCTCTAGGAGCATTAGTTCCGCGCGAAGCGAGGGGGCTTTTGCGGGCGGGCGCGAGGGTGGCGTATGGTCGTCGCGGATCTCCACGTGCACACGACGAACTCCGACGGGACGCTGACCCTCGAGACGCTGCCCGACGCGGCCGAGGCCGCCGACGTCGGGACCGTCGCCGTCACCGATCACGACCGCCTCCACCCGGACCTCCGGACGCCGGTCGCCCACCTCGACGGCGTCACCGTCGTCCACGGCATCGAACTGCGCGTCGAAGCGCCCGACGAGCGCGTCGACCTCCTGGGCTACGGCGCCCGGCGGACCGACGCCCTCGAGGCGCTCGTCGAGCACCTCCAGACCGACCGGATCGAGCGCGGCCGCGAGATCATCGAGCGCGTCGAGGAGCGCCTCGGCGTCGACCTCCCCGTCGAACCCCGCGAGGGGCTGGGCCGCCCCCACATCGCCCGCGCCATCGAGGAGGCCACCGAGTACAGCTACGGCGACGCCTTCGACGAACTCATCGGGAACGACGGTCCCTGCTTCGTCGCCCGCGACGTCCCCTCCTTCGAGGACGGCCTCGAGGTCCTCGACGAGGCCTGCGGCGTCGTCTCGCTGGCCCACCCCTACCGGTACGATGACCCGGAGGCGGCCCTGGAACTGTGCGCCGACCTCGACGCCGTCGAACGGTTCTACCCCTACGACCGGGACGTCGACCCCCGACCGCTGGAGCGGGCCGTCGAGCGACACGACCTGCTCGTCACCGGCGGGAGCGACGCCCACGACGAGACGCTCGGAAAGGCGGGGCTCGACCGGGACGCGTATCGCCGGTTTCGGGCCGCACTCTGACCGCTAACGGTGGGTTCAAACCGCTCGGCCCCGTAGCCCCGGCCATGCAGTGTCACTACTGCGAGGACGACGCCGCAGTGGCCGTCGAGAAGGACCACGTCAAGGTCGGCCTCTGCGAGAGCCACCTCCGGGAGCGGATGGACGAACTCTCCGACTCGGAGTGGCTCGAAGACGTCCGGTCGCAGGTGGACGAAGCGCTCGACAACTGACGCGTCCCGGCGGCAGGCCTTTTAGCTACCCGCCCGTCTAGGGAGCATGCTCGACTCCCAGACCTGTCTCGTCACCGGCGCCTCCAGAGGTATCGGTCGCGCTGTCGCGGAGGACCTCGGCCGCCACGGCGCCGAGGTGGTGGTCAACTACCGCAGCTCCGACGAGGCGGCTCGCGAGGTCGTCGACGTCATCGAGTCCGAGGGCGGCAGCGCCATCCCCGTCCAGGGCAACGTCGCCGAGTACGACGACGTCGAGGCGATGTGCGAGACCGTCCACGACGAGTTCGGCCGCGTCGACGTCCTCGTGAACAACGCCGGCATCACCGTCGACAAGAAGTTCGAGCACATGACCCGCGAGGACTGGGACCGCGTGATGGACGTCAACCTCGGCGGCGTCTTCAACTGCACCCACTGCCTCTTCGACGACATCAAGGCCGCCGAGGACGGCCGGCTCGTCAACATCTCCTCGGTCGTCGGCCAGCAGGGCAACTACGGGCAGGCCAACTACGCGACCACCAAATCGGGGCTCTTCGGGTTCACCCGGACGCTCGCCCTCGAACTCGCCTCGAGCGGCTCGACCGCCAACTGCGTCGCCCCCGGTTTCGTGAAGACCGACATGCTCGAGACCGTCCCCGAGCGCGTCCAGGAGAAGATCCTCCAGCGCATCCCCCTCGATCGCTTCGCCACCCCCGAGGACGTCGCCGGCATCGTCCGCTTCGTCGCCGGCGAGGACGCCGGTTACATGACCGGCCAGATCCTGGCCGTCAACGGCGGCATGGAGTGGTAGACACCCACTTTTTGCACGCTCGGCGCGGCGGTACCGCGCCTCGCGGCAAAAACGTGGGGAAAATATGCGCACCCTCCTCCTGTCGCGGGCCCTCACTTCGTTCGGGCCCGCGGTAGTCGTCGGGCGCTACCGTCGCCTCCCTTCGGTCGGCGACGGAGAACCGCCTCGTGGGCGACCAAAGGTCGCCCACTCGGCGGATACTCACAATTGAAACTGCAGTCAGCTATGCGACCAGGAAAACCTACTACGTCACCTCCGGATTACACAGCAAGATGCGCGTCTCCGTCATCGGCGGCTCCAGAATCGACGACGAGACCTACGAGACTGCACGCGAGGTCGGGCGACTGCTCGGCGAGCGCGGACACACGGTCGTCTGCGG includes:
- the samp2 gene encoding ubiquitin-like small modifier protein SAMP2 yields the protein MRVTCEVVGEDTRDLELDAGATYGDVLEAVGLSSHEASVLVDGSPVPEDAPVEADSVRVLRLIKGG
- a CDS encoding replication factor C small subunit, which codes for MSEAAAEGRGREIWIEKYRPQTLDDIVGHEAITERLHHYIEQDDLPHLMFAGPAGVGKTTAATAIAKQVYGDDWRENFLELNASDQRGIDVVRDRIKDFARASFGGYDHRIIFLDEADALTSDAQSALRRTMEQFSDNTRFILSCNYSSQIIDPIQSRCALFRFSPLSDDAVEEQVRIIADEEGIEITDDGVDALVYAADGDMRKAINGLQAAAVMGETVDEEAVYTITSTARPEEIREMVMKSMDGDFTAARAQLDTLLKDVGIAGGDVIDQMHRSVWEFDLEERQAVQLMERIGEADYRITAGANEQVQLEALLASLALEE
- a CDS encoding DUF4242 domain-containing protein → MSDQGWEDFLILRELDEPITEEELEAAGEQSGQTLEELRDEGVDIRWVESEVMTDESGRITGTFCHYKAETEDAVREHAERAGLPATRIDRRGEPLDGE
- the alaS gene encoding alanine--tRNA ligase — translated: MSDLEEEYQLEYFHEEGFVRRECPSCGDHFWTRDEDRDLCGEPPCADYEFIGEPGFDDEYSLEEMREAFLSFFEEHDHERIDPYPVAANRWRDDVLLTQASIYDFQPLVTSGKTPPPANPLTISQPCIRMQDIDNVGKTGRHTMAFEMMAHHAFNAREDLDDPGQYAYEGEVYWKSETVRYCDELLDSMGADIEDVTYIEDPWVGGGNAGPAIEVIYRGLELATLVFMCMEQDPEGDYELKDGNTYSYMDTYIVDTGYGLERWTWMSQGTATVYEAIYPDMIDFLKDNAGLEYTDEEAEVVNRAARLSGQLDIDDVDDVEAARDNIADKLDVSTTELRDLVEPLEDVYAIADHCRTMAYMFGDGIVPSNVGTGYLARMVLRRTKRLVDNVGVDAPLDELVDMQAERLGYENRDTVRDVVRTEVEKYRETLERGGRQVERLASEYAEKNEPIPLEEVIELYDSRGIQPDMVEEIAEEHGADVEIPDDFYSLVAARHGSEDAFEDEDEPGGHAADADRIADLPDTEKLFYEDPERTEFEAVVLDVIEREPAGADADGDTVYDVALDQTMFYPEGGGQPADVGTLSTDDVTVEVTDVQEVDGVVLHRTDEDPGKGEFVRGQIDGTRRTRLMQHHTATHVVGYAAREVLGEHVRQAGAQKGTDSSRFDVTHYDRISREEVRRIERVANDIVTDNVPVKQEWPKRQDAEEEHGFDLYQGGIPPGEELRLIHVAEDVQACAGTHVTRTGDIGTIKILSTERVQDGVERLVFAAGDAAIEATQRTEDALYDAAETLDVSPQEVPETAERFFEEWKDRGKQIEDLKEQLAAVRAQGGGDDGEEVDLGEATAVVQRVDADMDELRATANALVEEGKVAVLGSGVDGATFVVAVPDAVDLNAGAVVSELAGKVGGGGGGPPDFAQGGGPDAEKLDDALAAAPDVLRQLREA
- a CDS encoding DUF4393 domain-containing protein, which encodes MSEEEQRRTADADAVEAESTVSADDIDVIEVDVEDNSSELSAEEVDRVFSLMERAIGNDALEGAQLERLLTVLEQSIVGPSSTNPETVAELVSVLEDAIIEPEDLENVDVDGILSVVENAIVGTTGAKEENLEEAFDVLEEAIRDPTGLDPEDVERFRSGLESAILDVTDPSRGGIDALFPLFGGGASIDPEEVEEVDDEDALDMFRIARIGAGMTQRATGYSMESGVRTGTRMAYAVANAESPAELLTETRAISLDELQRAGVDIGDRRTEWLEEHDEELVSERPMTRERLQEHGERLISKSAEVGREESFHPAFPSILDELAPDEARILRLLATEGEQPTVDVRHNEYVPLQSSLVAEDLTMVGSDAGCRHPDRSPVYLENLSRLGLVKFSDEPVSNLKRYQVLEAQPHVEAARESVKRPKSDYGSVRLTEFGAEFCETCLPVDVVADRPASRFRRDG
- a CDS encoding DUF5789 family protein; amino-acid sequence: MRLLANVDDEIAAHSFPATAEELVAEYGDLELELPNGRETFGEALGRLGETTFEDAEDARLAAYSAVSREAIGRANYSDRDAPSIGEDGPEQLSF
- a CDS encoding PHP domain-containing protein → MVVADLHVHTTNSDGTLTLETLPDAAEAADVGTVAVTDHDRLHPDLRTPVAHLDGVTVVHGIELRVEAPDERVDLLGYGARRTDALEALVEHLQTDRIERGREIIERVEERLGVDLPVEPREGLGRPHIARAIEEATEYSYGDAFDELIGNDGPCFVARDVPSFEDGLEVLDEACGVVSLAHPYRYDDPEAALELCADLDAVERFYPYDRDVDPRPLERAVERHDLLVTGGSDAHDETLGKAGLDRDAYRRFRAAL
- a CDS encoding DUF6757 family protein; this encodes MQCHYCEDDAAVAVEKDHVKVGLCESHLRERMDELSDSEWLEDVRSQVDEALDN
- a CDS encoding beta-ketoacyl-ACP reductase; protein product: MLDSQTCLVTGASRGIGRAVAEDLGRHGAEVVVNYRSSDEAAREVVDVIESEGGSAIPVQGNVAEYDDVEAMCETVHDEFGRVDVLVNNAGITVDKKFEHMTREDWDRVMDVNLGGVFNCTHCLFDDIKAAEDGRLVNISSVVGQQGNYGQANYATTKSGLFGFTRTLALELASSGSTANCVAPGFVKTDMLETVPERVQEKILQRIPLDRFATPEDVAGIVRFVAGEDAGYMTGQILAVNGGMEW